From a region of the Fusobacterium sp. DD2 genome:
- a CDS encoding HutP family protein yields MKYKSKDIAKVSIQMAMSTREEENELKEAFIKDGIKTAAVDIGGDVVASIPKILERTLVAAKRNGLISESHVYEGAITGAAREAIDQILNKSVGFNVGGKIGIARCQEHLSVCIFVTIGMFRLDEVVIGLGHRAVPNDD; encoded by the coding sequence ATGAAATATAAGAGTAAAGATATAGCAAAAGTATCAATTCAAATGGCAATGAGTACCAGAGAAGAGGAAAATGAATTAAAGGAAGCTTTTATAAAAGATGGAATTAAGACAGCAGCAGTTGATATTGGTGGAGACGTTGTAGCTTCCATTCCTAAAATATTGGAGAGAACTCTGGTAGCAGCAAAAAGAAATGGACTTATATCAGAATCTCATGTTTATGAAGGAGCAATAACAGGAGCGGCAAGAGAAGCAATTGATCAAATTTTAAATAAATCAGTAGGTTTTAACGTAGGTGGAAAAATAGGGATAGCCAGATGTCAGGAACATCTTTCAGTATGTATATTTGTAACTATTGGAATGTTCAGACTTGATGAGGTAGTAATAGGATTAGGTCACAGAGCAGTTCCAAATGATGATTAA
- a CDS encoding Mrp/NBP35 family ATP-binding protein, translating into MADCSTCPSGSTCTKDKETCGIVNNPLNHIKNVIGIMSGKGGVGKSTVTTMLAKDLARRGFKVGILDADITGPSIPRLMGLQGQMAMGDGENIIPVVSKEGIKIMSLNLLLQDESQPVVWRGSLISGAVKQFWEEVLWGELDYLLIDMPPGTGDVALTVMQSTPINGVVMVSVPQDMVSMIVAKAVNMTKKLNVPVIGVVENMSYIECPGCKTKISFHEESGAHDFLRDMGLELLGELPMTKGIAKMTRGEDNLDNEKLFAPIAAKIIRGIEEL; encoded by the coding sequence ATGGCAGATTGTAGCACTTGTCCATCAGGAAGTACTTGTACAAAAGACAAAGAAACTTGTGGAATTGTAAATAATCCATTAAATCATATAAAGAATGTTATTGGAATAATGAGTGGTAAAGGTGGAGTTGGAAAATCAACTGTTACTACTATGCTTGCAAAAGATTTAGCAAGAAGAGGATTTAAAGTTGGAATATTAGATGCTGATATTACAGGACCAAGTATTCCTAGACTTATGGGACTTCAAGGTCAAATGGCTATGGGAGATGGAGAAAATATTATCCCTGTAGTATCAAAAGAAGGAATAAAAATAATGTCTCTAAACCTATTACTTCAAGATGAGAGCCAACCAGTAGTATGGAGAGGATCTCTTATCAGTGGAGCTGTTAAACAGTTCTGGGAAGAAGTATTATGGGGAGAACTAGACTATTTACTAATAGATATGCCTCCAGGAACAGGAGATGTTGCATTAACAGTAATGCAATCTACACCAATAAATGGTGTTGTAATGGTATCAGTTCCTCAAGACATGGTATCTATGATAGTTGCAAAAGCAGTAAATATGACTAAAAAATTAAATGTTCCAGTTATTGGAGTAGTTGAAAATATGAGTTATATTGAATGCCCAGGATGTAAAACAAAAATAAGCTTCCATGAAGAAAGTGGAGCTCATGACTTCTTAAGAGATATGGGACTTGAGTTATTAGGAGAACTTCCTATGACAAAAGGAATAGCAAAAATGACTAGAGGAGAAGATAATCTTGATAATGAAAAATTATTTGCTCCAATAGCTGCTAAAATCATAAGAGGTATTGAAGAGTTATAA
- a CDS encoding flavodoxin family protein: MKVLILNGSPRNGNTRMALNTLAEGIKENLECELELFNVAEYKVAPCSGCDYCTNNRPKCVINDDGEVFAQKIVDADVIIFGSPVYWWGITTQLKAVLDRMYMQGFDKLKGDKKIGIITIGGAELDDDEYDIISRQFRCIADFLDWKVVINESISAYKKDDLANNKEKLEYIKNLWKELK, from the coding sequence ATGAAAGTATTAATATTAAATGGTAGCCCTAGAAATGGAAATACAAGAATGGCATTGAATACTTTAGCTGAAGGAATAAAAGAAAATCTTGAGTGTGAACTTGAGTTATTTAACGTTGCTGAGTATAAGGTCGCCCCATGCTCTGGTTGTGATTATTGTACAAACAATAGACCAAAATGTGTTATAAATGATGATGGTGAAGTATTTGCCCAGAAGATTGTTGATGCAGATGTAATCATATTTGGTTCTCCTGTATATTGGTGGGGAATTACTACCCAGCTTAAAGCAGTTTTAGATAGAATGTATATGCAGGGATTTGATAAGCTTAAAGGGGACAAAAAAATAGGAATAATAACTATTGGTGGAGCAGAGCTTGATGATGACGAGTACGATATAATAAGCAGACAGTTTAGATGTATAGCAGATTTTCTAGACTGGAAGGTTGTTATAAATGAAAGCATATCAGCTTATAAAAAAGATGATTTAGCTAACAATAAGGAAAAATTAGAGTATATAAAAAATCTATGGAAAGAACTTAAATAG
- a CDS encoding MATE family efflux transporter, with the protein MNKKMDLEKTPLGRLFCSFAIPSTLSMLVMSLYTIADGVFITRGVGSAGIAAVNIGYPIINFTVALSLMFGIGGATLIAFKKDDVEHQNKCFSHIILLNIVVYAIVATAIFVFTNPLMMAMGANEELLPMIKGYMYPCTISTFFLMMSMSLNAVVRNDNAPRRAMVSMFIGAGLNIVLDYIFIFKFNFGIVGGAVATAISQIISALYLCGHFIGSTFRFEMSWKKLDFRLLKRLLAIGFPSFVLEFAVAVITVIFNIAFMEAAGVFGTAAYSIIAYSFMFFRMLFTGLSQGIQPIVSYNYGIKNLQRVRETFAFAHKVCFGTSIGSLIFVFLFSGWVARIFTHEPDLIVECTKGLILYSIAISFLGFNFVNIAYLQAVDNPMISNIICMARSFVFVYVALLFLPNLTEMLFDSRVDGIWVSLPFADFITAILTIPFLHRFTMKYIEKA; encoded by the coding sequence ATGAATAAAAAAATGGATTTGGAAAAAACTCCACTAGGAAGACTGTTTTGTTCATTTGCAATTCCCTCAACACTGAGTATGCTTGTAATGTCACTCTACACAATTGCTGACGGAGTATTCATAACAAGGGGAGTTGGAAGTGCAGGTATTGCAGCAGTTAATATTGGATATCCAATAATTAACTTTACAGTGGCTTTAAGTTTGATGTTTGGTATTGGAGGAGCGACTCTTATAGCTTTCAAAAAAGATGATGTTGAGCATCAGAATAAGTGTTTTTCCCACATAATTCTTTTAAATATAGTAGTTTATGCAATAGTTGCAACAGCTATATTTGTATTTACTAATCCTTTGATGATGGCTATGGGAGCAAATGAAGAGTTGCTTCCAATGATTAAAGGGTATATGTATCCATGTACTATTTCAACTTTTTTCTTAATGATGTCTATGTCTTTAAATGCAGTAGTAAGAAATGACAATGCACCAAGAAGAGCCATGGTTTCTATGTTTATTGGTGCTGGACTTAATATTGTACTTGACTATATTTTCATCTTTAAATTTAATTTTGGAATAGTAGGAGGAGCAGTAGCTACAGCTATAAGTCAGATAATATCAGCTCTGTATCTATGTGGACATTTTATAGGTTCAACTTTTAGATTTGAGATGTCATGGAAAAAATTGGATTTCAGACTTTTAAAAAGACTTTTAGCAATTGGATTTCCATCATTTGTACTTGAATTTGCAGTAGCAGTTATAACAGTTATATTTAATATTGCTTTTATGGAAGCTGCTGGAGTATTTGGTACAGCTGCTTATAGTATTATAGCTTACAGTTTTATGTTCTTTAGAATGCTCTTTACAGGTCTTTCTCAAGGAATTCAGCCTATTGTAAGTTATAACTATGGTATTAAAAATCTTCAAAGAGTTAGAGAAACCTTTGCATTTGCTCATAAAGTATGTTTTGGTACTTCAATAGGATCCCTTATATTTGTTTTTCTTTTCTCAGGGTGGGTAGCAAGAATATTTACTCATGAACCAGACCTTATTGTTGAGTGTACAAAAGGACTTATACTTTATTCAATTGCAATATCTTTTTTAGGATTCAACTTTGTTAATATTGCTTATCTTCAGGCAGTTGATAATCCAATGATTTCAAATATAATCTGTATGGCAAGAAGCTTTGTTTTTGTATATGTTGCTTTACTGTTTTTACCAAATCTTACAGAGATGTTATTTGATTCGAGAGTAGATGGTATCTGGGTATCACTTCCATTTGCTGATTTTATAACAGCGATACTCACTATTCCATTCCTGCATAGATTTACTATGAAATATATAGAAAAGGCTTAA
- the ribE gene encoding 6,7-dimethyl-8-ribityllumazine synthase — MKILQGNFTGRDLKIGIVAARFNEFITSKLVSGAEDALLRHEVSGDNIDLAWVPGAFEIPLVAKKMAESGKYDAVLALGAVIKGSTPHFDYVCAEVSKGVANVSLNSNVPVIFGVLTTNSIEEAVERAGTKAGNKGFDAGVTAIEMVNLLKVM, encoded by the coding sequence ATGAAAATATTACAAGGAAATTTTACAGGAAGAGATTTAAAAATAGGGATTGTTGCAGCGAGATTTAATGAGTTTATCACTTCAAAACTGGTATCTGGAGCAGAAGATGCGTTACTTAGACATGAAGTAAGTGGAGACAATATTGATCTTGCATGGGTTCCTGGAGCTTTTGAAATTCCACTTGTAGCTAAGAAAATGGCTGAATCAGGGAAATATGATGCAGTACTTGCATTAGGAGCAGTAATAAAAGGTTCTACACCTCATTTTGACTATGTTTGTGCAGAAGTATCAAAAGGTGTTGCAAATGTAAGTTTAAATAGTAATGTACCAGTTATATTTGGGGTACTTACAACAAACAGTATTGAAGAAGCAGTTGAAAGAGCTGGAACTAAAGCTGGAAATAAAGGATTTGATGCTGGAGTTACAGCAATAGAAATGGTTAACTTACTTAAGGTGATGTAA
- the ribD gene encoding bifunctional diaminohydroxyphosphoribosylaminopyrimidine deaminase/5-amino-6-(5-phosphoribosylamino)uracil reductase RibD, giving the protein MDSKYMARALELAALGEGAVNPNPMVGAVVVKDGKIVGEGYHHKFGGPHAEVFALEAARGNTEGADIYVTLEPCSHYGKTPPCAKKIIDMGIKRCIIATLDPNPLVSGRGVRMLQDAGIQVITGMMEKEALALNRVFMKYISEKKSYLFLKCGITLDGKIASRKGNSKWITNEIAREKVQKLRNKYMGIMVGINTLLKDNPSLTARVENGRDPYRIVVDPGLDTPLDYKFSNFGDEKSVIITSSDNRSSEKVNLLEKKGIKFIYIDGKEFKIEDILKETAKLGIDGIILEGGSYLISKAFGENQIDGGEIFIAPKILGDSSAVPFIQGFSFDNIGDGFQLENVKINQYGNNVSMEFYR; this is encoded by the coding sequence ATGGATAGTAAGTACATGGCAAGGGCATTAGAACTTGCTGCCCTGGGAGAAGGAGCAGTTAATCCAAATCCCATGGTAGGAGCTGTGGTAGTAAAAGATGGAAAAATAGTAGGAGAGGGATATCACCATAAATTTGGAGGTCCTCATGCTGAGGTTTTTGCTCTGGAAGCAGCTAGAGGGAACACTGAGGGAGCAGATATCTATGTTACCTTGGAGCCTTGTTCACATTATGGAAAAACTCCACCATGTGCTAAAAAAATAATAGATATGGGAATAAAAAGATGTATAATAGCTACTTTGGATCCAAATCCACTTGTATCTGGAAGAGGAGTTCGTATGCTTCAGGATGCTGGAATACAGGTAATTACAGGGATGATGGAAAAAGAGGCACTTGCTTTAAATAGAGTGTTTATGAAATACATAAGTGAAAAAAAATCATATCTATTTTTAAAATGTGGAATTACACTTGATGGAAAGATTGCTTCTAGAAAAGGTAATTCAAAATGGATTACAAATGAGATTGCAAGAGAAAAAGTTCAAAAACTTAGAAATAAATATATGGGAATAATGGTTGGAATAAATACCCTCCTAAAGGATAATCCAAGTCTTACAGCTAGAGTTGAAAATGGAAGAGATCCATATAGAATAGTTGTTGATCCAGGACTTGATACACCACTTGATTATAAATTTTCAAACTTTGGAGATGAAAAAAGTGTTATAATAACATCATCTGACAACAGGTCAAGTGAGAAAGTAAATCTTTTAGAAAAAAAGGGAATTAAGTTTATCTATATTGATGGAAAAGAGTTTAAAATAGAGGATATATTAAAGGAAACTGCAAAACTTGGAATAGATGGAATCATTCTTGAAGGAGGAAGTTATCTTATTTCAAAAGCATTTGGAGAAAATCAGATAGATGGAGGAGAGATATTTATAGCTCCCAAAATCTTAGGAGATAGCAGTGCAGTACCTTTTATCCAAGGTTTTAGCTTTGACAATATAGGAGATGGATTCCAGCTTGAAAATGTAAAAATCAATCAGTATGGAAATAATGTTTCCATGGAATTTTACAGATAG
- a CDS encoding riboflavin synthase, with amino-acid sequence MFTGLIEEMGEIISVENGNRSLKVKVRCKKVLENAKLGDSIATNGTCLTATELGNDYFTADCMYETVKRTNLKRLKKGDKVNLEKSITLSTPLGGHLVTGDVDCEGKIVAITQEGIAKIYEIEIEHRYMKYIVEKGRVTLDGASLTVMKLTDRTFGVSLIPHTQEMITLGKKKVGDYINVETDLVGKYIERLMNFKEEPEEKSGGLTMEFLLKNGF; translated from the coding sequence ATTTTTACAGGATTAATTGAAGAGATGGGAGAAATTATATCAGTAGAGAATGGTAACAGATCTCTTAAAGTAAAAGTGAGATGTAAAAAAGTTCTTGAAAATGCAAAACTTGGAGATAGTATTGCAACAAATGGAACCTGTCTTACAGCAACAGAACTTGGAAATGATTACTTTACAGCTGACTGTATGTATGAAACTGTAAAGAGAACTAATCTTAAAAGATTGAAAAAAGGGGATAAAGTAAATCTTGAAAAATCGATAACCCTGTCAACTCCTTTAGGTGGTCACTTAGTAACTGGTGACGTGGATTGTGAAGGTAAAATTGTAGCTATAACTCAAGAGGGAATAGCAAAAATATATGAGATTGAAATTGAACACAGGTATATGAAATATATAGTTGAAAAGGGAAGAGTTACTTTAGATGGTGCAAGCCTGACTGTAATGAAACTTACTGATAGAACATTTGGAGTATCATTAATACCTCATACTCAGGAGATGATAACTCTTGGAAAGAAAAAAGTAGGAGACTATATAAATGTAGAAACTGACCTGGTTGGAAAATATATTGAGAGGCTTATGAATTTTAAAGAGGAGCCAGAGGAAAAATCAGGAGGACTTACAATGGAGTTCTTACTGAAAAATGGATTTTAG